TGTGGCTAGGGGGGGTGGGGGGTAGCTGTAAGGTGTAAGCTATGGGCCCAACCTTGGATATCACCGAGAAAGGTCCAAATAACCTTTGACATAGCTTAGGATGCACCTTTGGGCTACAGTAGTTAGCCGATACGGTGCCATTTTTACAAGAACCAGGTCTCTTACTTCAAATTGTTTCTCCTTGCGATGGGCGGCATCGGCAAGTGAGTCTTGCTCCACAACAGTCAGTAATGTACTTCCTCTCGCATACGGTGGAAAAGTGGGAGAAAATCTTCCATATAATGCCTGAAAAGGGATCATCCCAATAGCATTGATGAATTGTGTTATAGTGGTATTCCGCTAAACATAGAAGCTAGACCAAGAGGTTGGTTTCTCTAATACAAATTTTTGTGGCTACTAATGTCGATCAAAATTTCAACTCGGATCTGCTGGTGACTTGCTGTAATAAGGAAAATGCGGGGGTTATATGCATATGTGATAGCATGCAAACTTACATCTTGTTATTCAAGTACCCCACAGTTTGTTTGAAAGTAACCTCGAGATCTTTAATTTCCAGGaacatcaatatcatccagAAGGACCATGAATCTATTCTTGCAACGGTGACTGGCATTATATTTTTCGTTCGCGAGTAATACATAGCCCTTTTATCCTTTGTTTTTTCTTATATGTCAGCAGGAGTCAATCGTTTGATGGGGAACTTAGTGGATGGTATAATCTGGTCGCTCGCCTGGGGTTTATGAAACAGCCGCATAAATCATCGTTGTTTGTTTTCCTCATATAGTTGGGCTTTAATCAAAATCATCGTTGTTTTCCTCATGTAGTTGGGCTTTAATCATTGCTTCATTGAGATTCTTGGGAGGTGAGATCAATAGCTCTGTTCGAATATCTGGTTGTAGCTCCCAAATGAAGAAATTTAGGAACATGGATTCAGGGACACCAACAATCCGGTTCATTAATTCTTCGAATTCCGCACAAAATTGAGTAACACGCTTCTTTTCGGTTAACTTGGAAATACTCCCCAGTGGTTCACCATAGATCGATGATCTGAAACGTTCTTTTAGGGCTACCAGAAAGGGTTCCCAACCCATCAGCGGCTTGTTGTGGTCCGTCCATTGATACCATGAAGCAGCTTCATCCTCAAAATGGAAGCCCACCGTACACGAGTTGCTGGAGGAATAACTTTGTAGACCCAATTATGCATGTATTCTCCAGTGAATAATTGGAGATCGAACTTGACCCCTTTCATGTAGAGTAGCGGATCGTACCCTTCGTCCTCCTGTTTGTGATGAAACTCTCCTCCTTCCTTAAGATTGAACGGCGATTCCGTTGTTTCTTCTGAGACATCTTTTGGGACATCTGCCCGTCCTCAAATCCATGTACATCAAATATTGCTCAAGCAATTTGGTGTAACTGGCCAGTTGAGCCTCTGAATGTAGCTTGAAGTTGGTTTTGAGTTGTCACATAGCTTTGACGACTTATTCATTCCTCAACATCACCTCTTGAGATGGACAACGAGAGCACCAATGATAGATTATGTTGTACACTTTTGAGTCCGTGCTAACTCCCAAAACAATACTCAATATTGGTATTTCTGAATGATGGAAGAACAACCCTATTATATCATTATATATTACCTTAATCCCTAATTATTTGCAGCAAAGCAACAAAATAAAACTCAACCGTAAACGTAATAGACTAGTTAGTTATCTCCGCATCCTCACTGAAAACCCGACTCCCTTCCTAAGAGACGTAATCCTTCATCCAGGTGGGTATTTTGCTTCTTCTGGAATGCTTTGTGTTCTTTTCCACATTATGTCCTTCTCTCATCATGTGACTCCCTTTTGAGGCCCCCTCTTTTGCATATTTTAGATTAGATGTCATGAGTTGTATTGCTTTGCTTCCTGTCTTGCTCACTGGGAGTAGTAACTAGTAAATTTCAATTATGGTCATTTCGATTTTTCACAAGTTTGTTAAAATGTCTTGAatctttttttaatattttattccaATACGATTTGTTTGGTGTTtttctaatttaatttaatttatcttACACTTTTTTTCAAAGAAATAATTAATATGCGATATTTGAGAtcaattttcaattaaaaaatattggaTATAGTGTTTTATTCCGTTTCATTTCTCAATCGGCTTGCTCAACACTAAGAAAAAGGTAAAACTATCGATTTTcttgatatttgattttattactTTTGTTCTACCTAATAATACGATAAAGAACTGAAGCATCCCAAAGCAATTACCAGTATAAATCGACAGCTCTGTCATAACAGGTACCCGATTTGTTCGTGTTTGGTTTCGGGTTATAACTCTctgttttttttattgattggTGAATTAGTTTTTCAAATTTTGCTCCTCTGCTGTTTGATTATATGCCATTGGTGCTTTAGTTTCTCAAATGTTGCACCACTACTGTTTGATTATATGTCAGTCGACAGATTTAAGCAGTTTCGTTGGTAATATATTGTGATTTGCTAAGTTTATTTTATTGAACATTATCAAGGCTATCTGGGTTTTGAAATTTATTGTGAATGAAGTAGGAAATTAATATCCAAGGTATGAGTTTCGGCAGAAGTTTGGGGAGCTTGAAGAATGTGCTGGCTGATGCAGCCTTGAAAGGAGTTACAGAGGCGAGGGCTAGGATTTTTGGTCACGTTCTCAATCCAACGGGGCAAAGGTCTCCCCATAAGATACTGCGCAAGAAGCTGATCGGTGAGAAAGTCGCTGCCTGGTACCCTTATGATATCAAGAAGGATGATCCCCTCATCACAGCTCGTCAAGAACAAGAGTAAGGACATAGTGCTTTAAACAGCGATTTTTGCTATGAAATGATTTTGTATTCCAAATTTTATCGACTTTTGCAGGCGTTTAAACAAACTCGAAATGTTGAAGCGTCGTGGAAAGGGACCGCCAAAGAAAGGCCAA
The Primulina tabacum isolate GXHZ01 chromosome 9, ASM2559414v2, whole genome shotgun sequence DNA segment above includes these coding regions:
- the LOC142555257 gene encoding small ribosomal subunit protein mS33-like; translated protein: MSFGRSLGSLKNVLADAALKGVTEARARIFGHVLNPTGQRSPHKILRKKLIGEKVAAWYPYDIKKDDPLITARQEQERLNKLEMLKRRGKGPPKKGQGKRAKKSSK